The segment TGGTAGTTCATTGcattgattaattttaaaatcgatGTTTCATGGAAAGCGACACAATTCGGCGCAGCTTTCGGTACTTCTTTAACCGCTACTACTCTTCGTAGGCTTTACTGCCCCCAATTACTGCAACTTTAAATTAAAGTTCGCCGTGAAACCCGATACCTATTACCTACATACCTACTCCTCCCCGAACCACGGTTTCTCCTTCCTATTTTCAACGACCAAACGCGTCAAGTGCTACTTACCTACCTGGTAGACTGACAGGATtataaatttgcaattttattcTGTACACGTTTCCCTTTTTACTTCGTGGATATCCTTTACTTACAGTTACGGCATTATTATTTTTACCGTCGGACCTTTCGATATTCTACCGTGCTTCCATCTTCTTGCGACGATACAAAAACATCGACAATTGGGTGTGTATAATTATACCTACGACAGAGAAATACCGACACAGAGAGTTGATCGGAGGGAAAGAGAATCGAGCGTGGAGGGAAACGCGAACAGTGGAGAGCAGAAGGAGGGAAGAGGCTGGAAATGGTTCAGGCAAATTGGTAGCCAAAGAACGTGTGAAAAATCACTCCGCGGGGTCGTGGAAGCGACTAAGCTTAGAATTCGTGTTGCATCACAGACAATCCCCCACTATCAGGACGGAAGCAGCGCAACTTATGAATGGAAGTACTCGCCCATTGGTCGCCTTCGATAGCCAATGGCTGGCTGCTCGCAGCCCTCTTTACGCGATTCCGCGCGTGTTCCGCTGCCGCGCAGCAAACAATCGCAGCTAGCGATGGGCTCGATGCAACTCGAAGCGCTTCCAGGTCCCAGCTTTAGAATCGTCACCACCAACGTTTCGATTCCACTATATCGACATTAGGCAACGTAGGAACATAGAACGCGTGAAAACCTCACGCTGGACACTTCCATCTCTTCCAGCTGGATATCCCGTCatcaaattttggaaatttcgaATCGGAACTCCTTTGAACCGCGTTACCTCCAGCATACGTAGTCATACGTagtacagtgattcccaacgaATGGGTCGCGACATGTTCTCTGGGGGGccgccacgtttttttttttttaatattattaagtcagaattatattctgaaataattttaaatagttttaacgtgttttctttaccttattgaATTTGCCTTACCTTATATATAGGGAGGAggggttgcaggttatttgaatattacaaaagGGGATCGCGGCTCAAGaaaggttgagaaacactgacCTCGTAATTTAAATTCGCTAAAGACCAATAAATGGAcgaattttatttacagttaaaTGGTGCCGCGTAACTATTCCCCGACTGTGTTAGAATTAAAAAGACGCTCTCGAGGAACTCCAAACAGGCAAAATGAAACTGCACGGTGACATCTACTGTATAAAAGCGTTAACATAATGCAAAAGGTGAGCAGTTGGGCACACGATGTGCCATGTCCGATCACGATAAGATTCTCTTAAATTTCTATGCATCGCAATTCATAGTTCCTTGTAATTCGTGGGCGATGACTTGGATAGATATCTGCAGCCGGTCAGCGGGAGTATTTGTTGCATGATCCACCATGAGAAATAGAGTCGCGCTGATCGATTCGTTCGTAGCCCGTGGCTGACGATTGATATCGTATGTATGTAGGTGAATAAGATCATCGTCTTTAATTGTCGCACGGGTATCGAGTCAGTTCGATGGTATAATAATGAGGCAAAAAGAGAACAAGAGTGAGAGGAGGTTGAAAGAGGCAACGACGGGAAATTAGCATAATGATAGGTATGAGTGTCGCTTTATAGTCTTCTTTCGAATTGTAAATCCGACGCTCGGTACATCTTTAATTATACGTAGGTACCTCCCGTTACGATATCTGAATCATGCGTATGGTGTAACCATATCTACATACAGCATTGTTGACTCATTTCTTCAACGATCTTGAGTCAAAACTGCTTGATATTAATAACGCCTAGGCCGAAGCTACTGATTGGCTTTCACGTGTAAAAACTAAGTAAACGAAATGTTTCGATACCGTAAACGATTCGTGCGAAGATTCTTCGACTAGAACATATCCATTTTCATCAATAATCTCTATCAGAGTCGGAGAGCGAATTTAGCCTAACGCGTGAAACTTATAGCGCGAATGACAAATGAATAATATCGGGGCAGGCGATTACTCACGTGACTCTTTACGCGCGCGGAAAAGCCGGTACGCGCTAATGGAATCGTCGCGGTAGGAGAATGTAGCAAATACCGAATAGCAATTATTGGCTAACGTATGCTAAGTATAGGGCAGAGTCGTCGGCAACGCTCTTATGAGAGGGAAATGAAATTCTATTGGGCACGTCAAGGTGATGGTAAGATGACACCATATCCGCCACAAGAGCGCACATAATATTGTGCATTCGCATATATACGCTCTGTCGCGCATCGATCCGCGCTAAATCTTTTGCTATATAGCTCCCACGTTTTTACAGAGGCATATTTTAACGAACATTTCGCTTTTTATCATATACCTTTATTCATGTCACTttattcagtggcggatttaaggaaaaaggcccaggtggcaaacgttctaaggggcccatttttggggggaaatgaagaggtaatttactaaaaacacGCTAAGTGTAGTACAGTacaggaaaaacaaatatagtttAGATagtcattatttatttttttttttgaagatggggccctcGAAGGTCCTTccgggcaggggcccaggccgcaactgctcatcggccacccgttaaatccgccactgactttATTCTTTCATATATCTCTATACGAGAACAATCTTTTCCGATCTAATTGTTACGATTTTTTTTAGCAGTGATACATACACCCAAGCAAAGCGTGTGTAAAGAGTATCGTTACATCTTATAGAGGACTTCAATATCTTCCaaatttattatagaatatatatatatatatagggtgtGTATGTACAAACGCATATATGCCAATTCTAAAGATATCCATGATTAATGCACGCATGCCATTTATTTCAACTCCAAATATTATCTTCTTTACTATCTGATTTGAAATCTGTATCGTCCATGAGTTCTTTGTCTGGTTTTGGCTTCTCCTTGGCCGCAAATCTAtaactaaaaatttaaacatacaCGAGTAAACAGTATCTCCCTGTACactataataaaaaattcacgCATAGCGAGTTCAATTCTAAATAGATTATTAGTAAATTATACCCTTGATAATTGTTGTAGTATTCTGCCCTATTTTTATTCCGTAAAGTATCGTACGTTACGCGAGGCTTCAGATTAATCGGCTTGTCGCTTGGTAATTCCTCTTCTGAATTGTTAAATGTATCGAGTTCGTCGCCTTGAAATAAAATTAGTAAACTCGTTAGCTGACAAAATTGAGGTGGCCTTTTGGTGGACTTACCGAGTCCAACATTGCTGTCCGAGTAAGTATCGAGACTACTCCACACCGGCTGTTGCTCGGTCAATTGGCCAAAAGATCTCGTAGGCTCGCTCCGTCGATTATAATTactgttcgaaacatttttaaacaccCATTTTACAGCTTCGTACAAAATAGAAAAGGATTATTACAAAGAATAAGTAATACCTTGTATCGAAACTTCTTCTATTCTTCATCATGTTGGCGACAGAAGGCGCATGTTTTTCCAAACACACTAGGCTGTAGTATACCCTTCCCACTGTGTATCCCAATAAACCCATAATGGTTATGGATACTCTTCCTACCGTGCTACTTGGTTTGAAAGGGACCAACTTGTACGTGGTAAATGCGCTCAATGCTCCGAGAGGTAtagcagaaaagaaaactgcTTCTGTACTCATACACTTACTATAAGCATCTCTAGTTTCTTGCGGTAAAGCGTGAAACTAAAATTTAACCATTCTTTAGTTTCAAGTTTAAGAGGCTTCTCTTATTTAACATAATACGATATGACATTACTGCTAATAGAAGGCTTTTAATATTGCCTGGTTTAGTACACGTACTTATAACGTTTAAGCATAGTAATTTACCGTTTCAAATACAGTTTTGGAGAACTGCTCTGCCTTCTCTAATGTGTTATTTTGCATGGTGCTATTGATCAACGGTAAATCACTTGGATAACATAAATTTTCGCCGGTTGATGAAAATGACAATACGCCGAGTGACGGGATTACAGACACGCGAATCACAGGTAAAGATTATCGCTGAATCTAGCATCGCTGGCTCCTCCAGTGAATAAATCGCAAACTGCTTGTCGGGTTTCTTAAACAGCGGAGTATTCAAACGTTGTATTCCTTTCGATGAAAAAATTAGGGTAATGAACGTGTTAAAGTAAAGACTATACCTAATAACAAATATCTAGATTTTATTATCCCTACATTAAGTTATTGTAAGACCGGCGAGAgagacaggggcggatttggagattcaGGGCCCCTAGGCTGACACgcgtctgccaccctttccgcgaaatgtcatcaaatattttaatttaaatgagtcgagataatttcaaaattaattcaatatggcaacgcACATACCTATAAGTTAATGCTAATTCGATACATTGTTTTTAAGAAGAATTGTTTTCACAGCTGTCCCTGTGTTTAACCTTTtcgaatttctttcgctcaaaatttgccgccctaggctgcattAGCCTATACACAAAACCGCCCCTGGGTTAACGAAAatagtttattttctttaatttccggCTTGTTCCCTCTCTAGAGGCGGTATTATCAGTTTTATTCCGTACCTAATTTAAAAAGTAGATTTCTCTATAATAATTCGTAATTTACTAGaatgtattatatattatatgtattatatatatagctGGAAAAGTAatgaattcaaataataaattgtaatataatgATTACTTGCAGTAGCGGATTGCAGCAggtgccgcctgggcccctgcccagaaggcccccaagGCCTTATCTTCCaaataaaattatgattttatccataCACTATATTGttttttgtttcccataatATTCATACCACACGtgtgtaaatttatttgtaattcagtTATGTATACATGGTGTCCCAAAACATTTCCCACCTGGGCCGTTTTCCTTAAATCCACCAATGATAACACACTGTAACTTTATGTACCATTACCAGTGGTGGGTCCGTATTTTACCTTTTGTAGAAAAGTGAATTCTCTACGTGTAGAATAAGACGTAGTAAATAACAACTTTGTTACGTGCATGTATTTTACTGTATAAACTCATATTGTTTGAAAAAACAACGTTGCAGACTGTGGAACGCTATAATCTGCATGAACATATCGTATtcattaaattcagaattgcaATAACATACTTATTGTTGGATGATGAACTTTTCCGACCATCTATATAAAAGTAGAACTGCATCTTTGGATTCCACACTGATTATTGACTTTTTATAATCATGaaattttgcgttaaataaattattcgaaaacGTCGTTCGAGTTGGAATTTTACGAGCtggattcaattttttaacaaagttccTAAAATGGTCAGATTCaataatactaaatggaatgttaCATTCAAAGAAATAATCAAAGGAATATTAATGCcgatatatgtaaaaaattCGAGTATCTTTTGCAAACACCAAAGATATGAAATttactaaaaaatttcaaattatttattattttataattatattccattctttctttttaaagtaatttaaaattttgtacagtAAAATTCAATGCAATAGGTAAACATTAATAGttcatatttgaatttttgacattgaatacattttctacaattatttacattttatgcGCGTGTCAAGTAGTAAATTCGAAGTAACATAGTAAACC is part of the Andrena cerasifolii isolate SP2316 chromosome 1, iyAndCera1_principal, whole genome shotgun sequence genome and harbors:
- the LOC143376172 gene encoding uncharacterized protein LOC143376172 isoform X1, translated to MQNNTLEKAEQFSKTVFETFHALPQETRDAYSKCMSTEAVFFSAIPLGALSAFTTYKLVPFKPSSTVGRVSITIMGLLGYTVGRVYYSLVCLEKHAPSVANMMKNRRSFDTSNYNRRSEPTRSFGQLTEQQPVWSSLDTYSDSNVGLGDELDTFNNSEEELPSDKPINLKPRVTYDTLRNKNRAEYYNNYQGYRFAAKEKPKPDKELMDDTDFKSDSKEDNIWS
- the LOC143376172 gene encoding uncharacterized protein LOC143376172 isoform X2, with the translated sequence MQNNTLEKAEQFSKTVFETFHALPQETRDAYSKCMSTEAVFFSAIPLGALSAFTTYKLVPFKPSSTVGRVSITIMGLLGYTVGRVYYSLVCLEKHAPSVANMMKNRRSFDTSNYNRRSEPTRSFGQLTEQQPVWSSLDTYSDSNVGLGDELDTFNNSEEELPSDKPINLKPRVTYDTLRNKNRAEYYNNYQGFAAKEKPKPDKELMDDTDFKSDSKEDNIWS